The Streptomyces sp. NBC_00775 genome includes the window TGCGTGGCCCCGTTTTCCTGGTCTCCCTGGTGCCGCTCAGCCATGGCGGACGGCGCGGACGGCGCCCTGGAGCGCGGCGGCGTCCGGCGCTTCCAGGATGTCCAGATAGTCGAGCTCCTCGCCGGTCAGCTCGAAGAGCTGATGGGCGAGAAGCACCGCCTTGAAGGAGTCGCCGCCGTTCTCGATGAACCCCTGGGAGATATCGGCATCCGGCCCGAGAGACTCGTACCACAGATCCAGAATTCTCTGGGAGAGATCCTGCTCCGCGGATACCTCAGGAGAATCGACGGACGTCCGCTCTTCCGGCATAAGTGCTCACCCATCCCGCTTGTGCGCTCTTTTTGAATTCGGCGAATCGCAGTGGACCGAACAGGAGCATGGCGACCGGAATCGAGCAGCGTCAACGCCCCTTCCTGGGAGTTTGGAGATCCATTTACTTTTCTGGATGTTATTCACACATAGTTGACGCAAAGCTGACGTGCGACTGATTAGTATCCGCCTGGATTGATGAAACGAGCCGCACGGCGCCAGGTAATTCAGCGGTGCGGGAATGGCATGGACTTTCGGAGGAATCCACATGCAGAAACCCGCGATCCCTGGGCAGCTCCGCTTCTTCACGCTCGACCTGCAGAAGCCGCGGCCCGCCATCGTGCACCGGCTGACCGCGACCGGCCCCGTGGACGGTGACCGGCTGCTCGCCGCCGTACGCGCGGTGCTGCGTGCCCAGCCCGCGCTGCGCCTCTCCCTGCATCCGGAGCCGGCCGGGCTGATGCAGCGCGTCCATCCGGTGGCCGACGTCCCAGTCGAGGTGCACCGGCTGCCCGCGGACGCCGCGTCGGCCGGGCGGCTGCTCCGCGAGCGGGTCGACGCGCTCGGCGCCCCCTTCGACCACGCCGGCGCCCCCTTGTGCCGGGTCTCCGTGCTGCTCGGCGACGACCGGGCGCAGCTCCTCTTCGGCGTCCACCACGGGATCTTCGACGACGGCTCCGCCGCCGCGCTCCTCGACGCCCTCACCACCGCGTACGCGCAGGGCCCCGACGCGCTGCCCGACGCCGGGGAGCTGCCGGCCCCGCCGCAGGGTGAACAGGCCACCGCGCTACGGGAGTTCTGGACCCGTACCCTCAAGGACGCACCCGCCGACTGCACCCTGCCGCAACTGGTCCCGGGCGCGGACCGCACCCGCGGC containing:
- a CDS encoding phosphopantetheine-binding protein; translated protein: MPEERTSVDSPEVSAEQDLSQRILDLWYESLGPDADISQGFIENGGDSFKAVLLAHQLFELTGEELDYLDILEAPDAAALQGAVRAVRHG